The Dioscorea cayenensis subsp. rotundata cultivar TDr96_F1 unplaced genomic scaffold, TDr96_F1_v2_PseudoChromosome.rev07_lg8_w22 25.fasta BLBR01000050.1, whole genome shotgun sequence genome has a segment encoding these proteins:
- the LOC120253335 gene encoding monothiol glutaredoxin-S3-like: MVPIKEEGLIPIVDMVVIVGKRGCYMSYVAQRLLEGLKAYPTMYEVSERFISRMTLMCNVRRFLIGDDKTLVASLFPVVFTGGKFVGGLDWLIAIHVFGKLIPMLKEAGTIWL, translated from the coding sequence ATGGTACCAATCAAAGAGGAAGGTCTAATACCAATTGTGGATATGGTGGTAATTGTAGGTAAAAGAGGTTGTTACATGAGTTATGTTGCTCAGAGATTGTTGGAAGGATTGAAAGCTTATCCAACAATGTATGAAGTTAGTGAAAGGTTTATATCGAGGATGACATTAATGTGTAACGTTAGAAGGTTTCTTATTGGAGATGATAAGACTTTGGTTGCATCATTGTTTCCAGTGGTATTCACTGGGGGTAAATTTGTTGGGGGTTTAGATTGGCTTATAGCTATTCATGTCTTTGGCAAGCTCATTCCAATGTTGAAAGAAGCTGGTACTATTTGGCTTTGA